From a region of the Coprococcus comes ATCC 27758 genome:
- a CDS encoding DUF1667 domain-containing protein has translation MEERKLTCIGCPMGCPLTVVMNGKEVVGVTGNTCKRGDVYARKEVTNPTRIVTSTVRVSGGSIDMVSVKTKEDIPKGKIFECVKALKGIEVPAPVHIGDVILENVADTGVDIVATKNVE, from the coding sequence ATGGAAGAGAGAAAATTGACATGTATCGGCTGTCCGATGGGCTGCCCTCTTACAGTTGTAATGAATGGGAAAGAAGTAGTGGGTGTAACCGGAAATACCTGCAAGCGCGGTGATGTATACGCAAGAAAAGAAGTGACGAATCCGACGAGAATCGTAACTTCGACCGTGCGGGTGTCCGGCGGAAGCATCGATATGGTATCGGTGAAGACGAAAGAAGATATCCCGAAGGGCAAGATCTTTGAATGTGTGAAGGCGCTCAAAGGAATTGAAGTTCCGGCTCCGGTTCATATTGGGGATGTGATTCTTGAAAATGTGGCGGACACGGGCGTGGATATTGTTGCGACGAAGAATGTTGAATAA
- a CDS encoding transglutaminase domain-containing protein produces MEPFYYTKMTKQQQAAYHVIMQGANALADEFQIPRIEIAELYDVFFRLRLDHPEIFWMTGYKYKYYQDSPNLIFVPEYLFDKNKIREHQRAMSSRVEKLARAAKDLSEWEKEKYIHDFICDNVTYDKLKKAYSHEIIGPLGHGVGVCEGIAKSVKILCDALGIWCMIAVCGNNPEKGIKYRHTWNIVKIGGTYYHLDATFDNTLGKHSAAGQEIRYDYFNLDDKKIFRDHEPLIAPAPVCTNGDHFYYREKKLSFTKEEDVYKRSLQAAKKGRTLTFQWRGGYLTREVLEKLLDLLRKAGEEKQKAARISLNWSQAVIRVSYVEDRGLACVDMEEANEGEKE; encoded by the coding sequence ATGGAACCATTCTATTATACCAAAATGACGAAACAGCAGCAGGCAGCATACCATGTAATCATGCAGGGAGCGAATGCACTTGCGGATGAATTTCAGATACCGCGCATAGAAATTGCGGAGCTTTATGATGTCTTTTTCAGGCTTCGGCTGGATCATCCGGAGATTTTCTGGATGACAGGATATAAGTATAAATACTATCAGGACTCTCCGAATCTGATCTTTGTACCGGAGTATCTGTTTGACAAAAATAAAATCCGGGAGCATCAGAGGGCAATGTCCTCCAGAGTAGAAAAACTTGCGCGGGCGGCAAAAGATTTGTCTGAATGGGAAAAGGAGAAATATATTCATGATTTTATCTGTGATAATGTGACTTATGATAAGCTGAAAAAGGCGTATTCCCATGAGATCATCGGTCCACTTGGACATGGAGTTGGCGTATGTGAAGGGATTGCAAAATCTGTGAAAATACTCTGTGATGCGCTTGGAATCTGGTGCATGATCGCAGTCTGTGGTAACAATCCGGAAAAAGGGATCAAGTACCGTCATACTTGGAATATCGTAAAAATTGGTGGTACATATTATCATCTGGATGCAACTTTTGACAATACGCTTGGTAAGCACAGTGCGGCAGGACAGGAGATCCGCTATGATTATTTCAATCTGGACGACAAGAAGATTTTCCGGGATCATGAACCGCTGATCGCACCGGCACCGGTCTGTACGAATGGGGATCATTTTTATTATCGGGAGAAGAAACTTTCCTTTACAAAAGAAGAAGATGTCTATAAACGGTCGCTGCAGGCGGCTAAGAAGGGCAGGACATTGACCTTTCAGTGGAGAGGTGGATATCTGACAAGAGAAGTTTTGGAGAAACTTTTGGATCTGCTCCGGAAAGCCGGAGAAGAGAAGCAGAAGGCCGCCAGGATCAGCCTCAACTGGTCGCAGGCAGTGATCCGTGTCAGTTATGTGGAGGACAGAGGACTTGCCTGTGTGGATATGGAAGAGGCAAATGAAGGAGAAAAGGAATAG
- a CDS encoding NAD(P)/FAD-dependent oxidoreductase, whose product MRAYDIVIIGGGPAGLAAAISAKKSGVDSVLILERDKELGGILNQCIHNGFGLHTFKEELTGPEYAGRFIDQAKELNIEYKLNTMVMDISPQKVVTAMNREEGLFEIQAKAVVLAMGCRERSRGALNIPGYRPAGIFSAGTAQRLVNIEGYMPGREVVILGSGDIGLIMARRMTFEGAKVKVVAELMPYSGGLKRNIVQCLDDYDIPLKLSHTVVDIKGKERLEGITLAQVDSHGKPIPGTEEEYSCDTLLLSVGLIPENEISRGMGVDMNPVTSGPKVNESLETNIEGVFACGNVLHVHDLVDFVSEEAGTAGRNAAEYVKLGEERRQDGKEIRMNPIEGVRYTVPGTINVDRMDENLTVRFRVGGVYKNCYISAYFDDERVIHRKRPVVAPGEMEEIKLTKEQLLKYPDLQTITVKIEEA is encoded by the coding sequence ATGAGAGCTTATGATATTGTTATCATTGGAGGAGGACCGGCAGGACTTGCGGCTGCAATTTCGGCGAAGAAAAGCGGAGTGGACAGTGTCCTGATCCTGGAAAGAGACAAAGAACTTGGCGGAATCCTGAATCAGTGCATCCACAATGGATTCGGACTCCATACATTTAAGGAAGAACTGACCGGACCGGAATATGCAGGACGTTTTATTGATCAGGCGAAAGAACTGAATATTGAATACAAGCTGAATACAATGGTTATGGATATCAGCCCACAGAAGGTTGTCACCGCAATGAACCGGGAGGAAGGTCTTTTCGAGATTCAGGCGAAGGCAGTTGTCCTGGCAATGGGATGCCGTGAACGTTCCAGAGGCGCACTTAATATTCCGGGTTATCGTCCGGCGGGTATTTTCTCGGCAGGTACGGCACAGAGACTGGTCAATATCGAAGGCTATATGCCGGGGCGGGAGGTCGTGATCCTTGGTTCTGGCGATATCGGACTGATCATGGCGAGACGAATGACATTTGAAGGCGCAAAGGTTAAGGTTGTTGCAGAGCTGATGCCGTATTCCGGAGGGCTGAAGAGAAATATTGTACAATGTCTGGATGATTATGATATTCCGCTGAAGCTGAGCCATACCGTTGTGGACATCAAAGGGAAAGAGCGGCTGGAAGGCATTACACTGGCACAGGTGGACAGTCACGGAAAACCAATTCCGGGAACTGAAGAAGAATACAGCTGTGATACCCTCCTCCTTTCCGTAGGATTGATCCCGGAAAATGAAATTTCAAGAGGCATGGGCGTGGATATGAACCCTGTCACATCAGGACCAAAGGTAAATGAGAGCCTGGAAACAAACATCGAAGGCGTATTTGCCTGCGGAAATGTCCTGCATGTGCATGACCTGGTTGACTTTGTATCGGAAGAAGCCGGAACTGCAGGAAGAAATGCTGCGGAATACGTCAAACTGGGAGAAGAGCGCAGACAGGACGGAAAAGAGATTCGGATGAATCCGATTGAAGGCGTCCGCTATACTGTGCCCGGAACAATTAACGTAGACCGGATGGATGAAAATCTGACTGTGCGTTTCCGTGTGGGCGGTGTCTACAAGAACTGTTATATCAGTGCATATTTTGATGATGAGAGAGTGATCCACAGAAAACGTCCGGTTGTTGCACCAGGTGAGATGGAAGAGATTAAGCTGACAAAAGAGCAGCTACTGAAATATCCGGATCTGCAGACCATCACAGTAAAGATTGAGGAGGCGTAG